From Clavelina lepadiformis chromosome 9, kaClaLepa1.1, whole genome shotgun sequence, the proteins below share one genomic window:
- the LOC143470987 gene encoding uncharacterized protein LOC143470987 — protein sequence MERKMRQEANKAHKQEMRAERREERLHSRAVNAAVHGNLGQAIRLESKSQAAGQRAENAHHREVSAAATANAIHFSQHHPHHHPHHHHHNPPPPVVHHHHPPRPQVHVVHHHPPPAAGYPAVPPPRPGYPASYPYGQPPYPR from the coding sequence ATGGAACGAAAAATGCGGCAAGAGGCCAACAAAGCCCACAAGCAAGAAATGCGAGCGGAGAGGCGAGAAGAAAGACTTCACAGCAGAGCCGTGAACGCGGCAGTGCACGGTAATCTGGGTCAGGCTATCAGACTAGAGTCGAAGTCTCAGGCTGCTGGGCAAAGAGCGGAAAACGCTCATCACCGTGAGGTGTCTGCTGCAGCCACAGCAAATGCTATCCACTTCTCTCAGCATCATCCACATCATCATCCACATCATCATCACCACAATCCTCCACCTCCGGTCGTGCATCATCACCATCCTCCAAGACCTCAAGTCCACGTTGTTCATCATCATCCTCCACCTGCTGCTGGATATCCGGCTGTGCCTCCACCAAGACCGGGCTATCCCGCTTCGTATCCATACGGTCAACCTCCTTACCCGCGATGA
- the LOC143470986 gene encoding uncharacterized protein LOC143470986 gives MERHMRREAQKAHKQEMKAERREERLHFRAVNAAFHGNLGKAARLETRSQAAGIRAEDAHQRQMSARSTANAIHHSHHPHYPPHHPHPNHYPHCPPPVVHYPHPPRPAVHVVHHYPSAPPPVTYTTGVAPPPPPVQNPYYPSSGYPTPVAPPPYQKYS, from the coding sequence ATGGAACGTCATATGAGACGCGAAGCCCAGAAAGCCCACAAACAGGAGATGAAAGCGGAACGTCGGGAAGAGAGACTTCATTTCAGAGCTGTAAACGCAGCCTTCCACGGTAATTTGGGAAAAGCAGCCAGGCTTGAAACAAGGTCTCAGGCTGCTGGAATACGAGCTGAAGACGCTCACCAACGACAGATGTCAGCAAGATCAACGGCGAACGCCATTCATCACTCCCACCATCCGCATTATCCTCCGCATCATCCACATCCGAATCATTATCCTCATTGTCCTCCACCAGTTGTGCATTACCCGCATCCACCAAGACCTGCCGTACATGTGGTTCATCATTATCCGTCTGCTCCACCCCCCGTGACTTATACAACCGGAGTAGCTCCGCCACCACCGCCGGTTCAAAATCCGTATTACCCTAGTTCCGGATACCCGACTCCAGTAGCTCCTCCACCTTATCAAAAATACTCCTAA